The window AAACAAATATGCGTTCAAAATGAATGACAAGGTAATCATTTGCATGTGCCATGCTCATCTCCATTCATTAAAAAACGCAAAAGATCAAAATGTACCTCAACAGGCAACTTACCTTCATTGCGACGGAGGATATTAGATCCCTGTAATGCCAGTAGAGATCCGTTTCAAGTGGAAAAGGGCAGAAGTTGTGTGCCTTGGCAAATGTTACCCCTGTATTTATATTGGACTGGTGAGGGAGACCTCGTAGCCCACAGCGCAACGCGTTATGGATGTCAACAGCAATAGGTCATGTCAATTTGATGAAAGAGAGGTGGACTCCAAGCGCAGAGAGGGAATGCAGAGAGGAACCAATCAAATCAATTACTCACATTTTAATGTACACAATACACATTTTATGTATACAATTACCTGCCAAAGGCAATCAtagatctacagtgccttcaaagtattcacaccccttgaatttttacacatttattgtgttacaaaggtGGGTTTACAATGGGTTTAATTGTCATTATTTGttaatgatctacacaaaataccctgtAATGGCAAAGTTTAAACAAATTCAAAAGTTTGTTAAAAAGTCATGAAAAATtaaacagtaatacagtatatctTCATTACGTAATTATTCGACCCACCGTGTCAATACGTGTTAGTAattacagctgtgtctttctggTTCTCTAAAAGCTTTCAATACcttgattgtacaatatttgcatgtTAAcatctaaattcttcaagctctgtcaagttggttgttgatctttgttagacagccattttcaagtcttgccaaatattttcaagacgatttaagtcaaaactgtaggaACATTAGATGGacattggtaagcaactccagtgtatatttggccttgtgttttaggttattttcctgctgaaaggtgaatttgtctcacaGTGTccgttggaaagcagactgaaccaggttttcctctaggattttgctggTGCTTAGCTCTATTACATATATTTTTGTCCTAAAAaaatccctagtccttgccgatgacaagcatatccataacattcagccaccaccgtgcttgaaaatatgaatagtggtactcagtgagttaggaaggacaccttaatctttgtagtgattgggtatattgatacaccattcaaagtgtaatgaataacttcaccatgctcaaagggatattcaatgtctgcttttatgAGAAAAGAAAtgccatctaccaataggtgcccttcttagAGAAACCTTccaggtctttgtggttgaatctgtgttttaaatttactgctcgactgagggaccttacagataatgaaTTGTACAGAGTACAATGAGGTACTCATTGATGATGAGGTactcattcaaaaataatgtacAAAATCTATTATTGcaaacagagtgagtccatgcaacttaataTGTGACTTGTTagacacatttttactcctgaacttatttaggcttgctataacgaagaggttgaatacttattgactcaaaacatttcagctttttaacattttatttgtaaaaatgtcaaaaaatatacagcaccagtcaaaagtttggacacacctactcattgaagggtttttctatatttttactattttctacattgtagaataatagtgaagacatcaaacctatgaaataacacatatggaatcatgtagtaaccaaaaacgtgttaaacaaatcataatatattttatatttgagattctttaaagtagccaccctttgccttgatgacagctttgcacatgcttggcattctctcaaccagcttcatgaagtagtcacctggaatgcatttaaattaacaggtgtcccttgttaaaagatcatttgtggaattgctttccttcttaatgtgtttgagccaatcagttgtgttgtgacaaggtaggggtggtatacagaagaagaTAGCCATTGTGACGAAGAAGTCcatcactggccgcgggcagcatttggtacTTTAACGCACGCACacattcatcactcctccctgccccattatcagataagttaacaatgtgggtcgacacacaagttAACTTCTCTATCTTAGTACATACATTTCACACTTACTTCAGCAACCAGTTATGGGATAAAGAAATAATCAGACATGTGGTCATATTTAATATAAGCAATatttattatacttatcaatgttatGGATGagcgtgtttgtttgtttgtttgttctgttcctctctctctccatctctgtagctatGCTGGATAAAGACCCGAGCTAAGGAAATGGGATGACTTTGTAGTGCCTGTCCCGAATGGCTCATTAATGTAAATAGGCATAATTAAAGACACTATGTCAGTAGTGAAGTGTCctaacttgactggtactgtaattccactttgacattatggggtattgtatgtagtcCAGTGACAAACAAACATCTAAATTTAATaacttttaaattcaggctgtaacacaacttttggaaaaagtcaaggggtgtgactaTTTTCTAAAGCCACTGTTTAAGGTCATATTTGATCAAAATTAAAGAAGCCATTTCATGCAAAATGCTGAGACACTATCAGTATTCTTACTGTTGTAAAAAATGAAAGTAATTGCTTTGGAAATATTGATATGTTTACTTCTTGTGCAGTGAAGCGGTTCATGGATAGATGCCTGGTCGTTTTTATGAATGAACAGCTGACAGTCTCCCAATGAATGTAGGAGTGTTTGATTGGGATAGACTCAGGGAAGCTGGAGGTGATGGGTTCCCTGGGATTCTCATTGACATTACCATCAATTATTATATCTAGCCTAATGCTGGTAAACAATCCACAACTAAAACTAAACAATTGCAGAGAAGTTTAGCAGTAGGCCTAGCATATGCCTACAGTGAAATGTGTATTGAGACAAAAAATACATTCTTCCAAAAGGTATTCATACATTAAAAATGAACAAAATGATAGTAGGACCATCTGGAGCTGTGATAGTTAAATAAAACAGTTCAAATAAAAGCTCTACAATCTTACAATTTATGTGGATAAATGTTGGGATAAATAGGCCAGCCATTATAATGTGGGTCCCGAGTGGCGCTgtggcctaaggcactgcatctcaatggtAGAGGTATCACAACAGACactctggtttgaatccaggccatgattgggagtcccatagggtggtgcagaATTGGCCCACTGTCGTCCAGGTTTGCCGGtgtaagaatttgttcataacggACTTGGcaagttaagtaaaggttaaatacaaaagCCCATTCATGTGAGTAGTGATGTCATGTTTTTGACCCTGTGAGGCTATTACCATAGTGTATACAAGTGCCTTGTTTGGCATGTGccattgtgtagattgatgagggaaaaaaactattttatacattttagaattagactgtagcgtaacaaaatgtgaaaaaagtcaaggggtttcagaacaaaaatattaacgcaaaatgcaacaattttactgagttacaagtcatataaggaaatcagacaattgaaataaataaaggccctaatctatggatttcacatgactggccaTGGGTGGGAAACGGTCCAGCCACTTGggtgccaggcccacccactggggagccagccccagtcaatcagaatgagtttttccccacaaaagggctttattgtagacagaaatactcagtttcatcagctgttcgggtggctggtctcagacgatcccgcaggtgaagaagccggacaGGGAGGTCCTAGGCTGGCGTGGTCGGAGTAGAGTTTGggttggtctgcggttgtgaggccagttggacgtactgccaaattcatTAAAACGactttggaggcggcttatggtagggaaattcaattatctggcaacagctctggtggacattcccgcagtcagcataccaattgcacactccatcaaaacttgagacatctgtgacattgtgttgtgtgacaaaactgcacattttaaagtggtattttattgtccccagcacaaggtgcacctttgtaatgatcatgctgtttaattagttTCTTGATATGCGACAtctgtcaggtgggtggattatcttggcaaattaTAAATCttgactaacagggatgtaaacaaatgtgtgcacataATTTGAGAGAATTAAGATTTGTGctcgtatggaacatttctgggatcttttatttcagcacatgaaacatgggaccaacacttaagatgttgcatttatgtttttgttcaataTATTTGTAATTTGTCACAATCAAAGCACAATGAATGACACACAACGGCACAAGGCAAGTTCTTTTAAAAGTGTAATTACAAAAGTGTCAGACAAAACATTGTCAAACCATTGTCATTTCACATGTAACCATTCCATTCAGTTCCTCCATTCCTATAGTTTAGATTGATACAATTCCAACTCAAATGTTGCTctttaaaaaaatctaaacaaAATCTACAGAAGTTCTCATCCAGTCATACACAGAAATTACAGAAAAATAAGGGGAAAATATGCAACTGCCAGATCTGGTACTCATAACAGGCGTGAGAGAAAAGGAAAGTAAACCTATTTTCTTCCACAGGACTCAAGTTGTAGTCCAGAAAGCACAGGCACCAAAAGTAAGACCAGGAGTCTTTCCAATACCTGACCAGGAAACCACCTATAACTATGGCTTCGAGCTTTCCCTGGTCATATTGTCAGGAAACCCTAACATGGTCTAAGATCTGTTTGTGCCATCTTGCTAACCCCTAGTTCAtttttggcaagacagcacagcGTTAGGAAAACCCCCTGGCCACATCTACATTGTAATAATAGGACtagctctcctcctccacacctcttcTGAGATTGTCCAGAGACTATCTTCAGAGGCGATGACATGGTGAGTTTGTCTGTACATTCAATAGTAGAGTAAGAGAGCCAAAATGCTTCTCTTCAGTCCATTAGAGGGACTCTCCTCCTCGTGGGGAGTTCTCCAGTAGAGGAGAGCAGCATTCAACAACGACATGTAAAACATTCTGGGGTAGCCATCGTAACCAACTCCAGATTAATTAGTAACTGTCGCCCGTAGCAACCAGGACTGGTACCCTTGAATGGTACGGACCTTAAAACTGCAGAATCAAGATACAAAAAAAGCAGACAGTTTTCCCTTTAAAATGGGAAGAGGTCTTCATATACAAAGTCTCATGAAAATGACCTAGCTAACTGTTGGAAGTAAGCAATTGACCAATGGGGGTTAAGTGGCTTTATGAGAACTACTGTATCATAAATATAATAGAGATTTATTTTCTTCATAAACAAAAGGTCACTGTTATACCATGGTGTTGCTCTCTCCCACTTTGTCCAcaaactgaaagagagagagaaaataaacaaatataaGTCAACGGTCTAACGTCCCCTTTGCAAAGTAGAGGAAAatagatataataataatatatgccatttagcagacgcttttatccaaagcgacttacagtcatgtgtgcatacatataCAAGCTTCACTAAAACGTTTAGTGCATAGTTGTACACGGGAAATGAAATGTTTGCTTGACGTGACTGAGTAGACTATACAAAACAGTGTGAAGGATAAACGCTGTTGCCCTAGTATAAATTACTTCCAATGCCAATGGTTCCCTACTCTGGTCAGGCATAAGGCAACATTACAATATAACATACATTATAAACAGATGTGGATCATGCTCACATGCAAGGGAAAATCTGCAGTGACTGACCAAGACTGCGGATTGTCCTCAAGAGTTAATTACGAAGGctttaaagagagagacacattctcCTCAAAACAAGTGACTCCACAAACATACACCTcagaacatacacacacgcgcgctCTTATATGAGAAGATTGAGTGACACTGTATGAGACACTACAGCCTTCCACAACCACTGTCAGAAACAAAGTGGACCCTGTGTTGTCTTTAGTGTAACCACCTCAGCCCACACAGCACCCACTGCATTGTAGCTCCTGTTCCCATACTCTTACTcacccagtggtgtagtggagggtaaacgcaAGTAAACACAGTTTACCCACCGGGAAAATACATAGAAACTATAGGAGCGTTACTTTTTCGCCACGACCGGCGACCAGAATTAACCCAACATCACTGTACTCACCCCACTGATGAATGGGAGGTTTAGCAGGGAGCCCAGGATGGGTATCCTTCTGATGAAGCCTACTGCCACTGGGAAGAAACCCCTGGAGAagataaagagaaagacagagagggggggcagagaaagagagttagTTGATAACAGCAAGCACATGATGATGGACTACGGCTCTTTACACGCAGCAAGCCCTTGCATTAAATGGGGGCTGCACTTAACAGGGGGTGGGGGCGAGACACAGTTGACAGGACAAAACAAAGTTTGGCTTGATTCCCTCCAGACTAGATCTTATTCTAAAGATAAGCTTAACAAACTGAGCCTGgtgcctgtactgtactgtccccACCTGAATAAAAGGAAGAAGCCATAGACCTCCAGGACAACTCCCACAATGGGCCAGCCTATAAGAACGATCAACACTCCACCCAGGAAGAAGCTGGTGGCCTTCATCTTGTGTTTCTGGAAGAAGAAGCGGAACGTCCTCTCCAGACCGATCACAAACGACAGGCCAGCCACAAACAAGATCTGAAGAGACAGATAGAAGGGACAGGGAACAGACAATGTCAATGtttgttgacaatgacagagTACTTCACAATTACTACTCTATAAAGGTGGTgattgttgagagagagagagagagaggcacacactgATAGAGGGTGAACTGTTAACCCTCAAGCAAGGAGCTCTGACTGCAGCTGTGTGTTTCTTCAGTGTCACTCAGAGATAATGGAATTGCAGATCACACCAACATCCAATAAATATAGCAAAACATAAGCCTCATGTATGTAGCTGCAGAAGGTAGGCAAACATCCTGAATATGAACTGTGGATGGTGATGATGAAATCACTCACATTTCCTATTGCAAGGAGGGCTTTGTCAAAAAACAGGATCATTCCAAAGAAGAGGAAAAACACACCGAAGCCTGTAAGTCCCATTCCGATCTCTGCAAGAAAAAGGAATCACATTATTTCAAGTATCCAAGCACACTAACGTTAATACGTTTCAAATCACCGGAGGCTGCtggggggaggacggctcattatAATGCccgg of the Oncorhynchus gorbuscha isolate QuinsamMale2020 ecotype Even-year linkage group LG25, OgorEven_v1.0, whole genome shotgun sequence genome contains:
- the LOC124014015 gene encoding vesicle transport protein GOT1B-like, producing the protein MISLTDSQKIGMGLTGFGVFFLFFGMILFFDKALLAIGNILFVAGLSFVIGLERTFRFFFQKHKMKATSFFLGGVLIVLIGWPIVGVVLEVYGFFLLFRGFFPVAVGFIRRIPILGSLLNLPFISGFVDKVGESNTMV